In Sus scrofa isolate TJ Tabasco breed Duroc chromosome 14, Sscrofa11.1, whole genome shotgun sequence, the sequence cttccatatgccacgggttcagccctaaaaagcaaaatagaaaagagTTTGAAGCCATATTTTCCACACTTCCTTTCACTAAAGTCATTTCTACTTTCTTTGCTGTCCTGGCAATTTCCCCAAAACAAAGGACTGTAGAGTTAAGGGGAATTTGAAGGCCTTCTAACCCAGTGGTATCATTTTGCAGATGGCAGAATAAACCCAGAGAGGAGAAGAGACTTGCCCAGCACCCTACAGCCCACAGCCACTTAATGGCAGAGCAGGGATTAGAGCTCCTAGCTCAGTGCTCTATCTGGTGTCCCATATTGTCCTTCTCCATGGCCATATGGAGGTTAAGGGCACAACACTGCCGAACAAACACAGCCCTCCACACCACTGCTGGCCTTGTTGCCTTCACCATCAGAGGAATcaaaaagactttttctttcttttgctttttttttttttttttttttttttttttttgcgctgcactctcagcatatggaggttcccacgctaggggtccaatcggagttgcagccactggcctacaccacagctcacaacaataccagatccttaacccactgagtgaggccagggattgaaccctcttccttccttccttcctttctttcttttcttttttttttttttttttttaggaggcaGCTCTATTTCGTCTACTGGAGAGAGGGATCCTGTGCTGGGCCAGCTGAACTCAAGGCAGGACCAGGAGGGCACAGGTCGTTGGCTGTCAGAGTCGACAAAGCCCGAAGGTCTGAATGCCCCACAGGAAGGTGGCCCAGTCTCTGCCTTGGGCTCAGACTGGACTTGGCAGCTCAGTTCTTCCCCCTGGCTCTGCAGGCCCCAGACACTGGATGCCTGGCCCTGAGTACCTGTGCTTACTTCCTGCAGGTTCATCCCTCTTCTCCCGGGCCTTTGCCCACCCAAGCCTGCGGCATGCTCCATGCCTCCACTCTCCAGCCGAGCCTACCCTGACCCACCGTGCTCCTCTGACCCCTGAAACTTCCCACCCagcaccacctcccaccccagagcCAGCCAGGTCCCCTCTCCCTCTCATCCAACAGTCTTTGAGAAAACCAGGCTTTTTCTCACTGCTCCTCAGGCATAACCCCAGGTTTGAACACACCAACTACCCAGGCCACCTGGCAGCACTGGAACCTGGCAATCGCTAGGCTTGTCCAGAGCTGCACCTTCCTGAGGCATCTCCCTCCTCTGTGACCTGGCAGATGGCCTTATCACAGCTGCTTTCCCTGAAGCTCCCCCAATCCCACTGGAACCTCTGGTTGCTCACCCAGTCACCACCTCAGTTCATTCTTTCTTGTGTCCACAGCTTCCCAGTCAGCCCACTtgcctctccacccctccccttgCCATTGTGCTCTCCCCTGCCCTACCTCATACACGCTCATGGACCAATCATTCTCGTGTATAGGTAGAAACAGGAGCCGGCTGCTGCACCTTGCTTTGGAGTTGTCTGGGCAAGAAAGCTGCCCCAGGAGATCACGGTCAAGGATAACCTGGGCAGGGACTTGGGGGGGAGGGCTAGTTATTAGAGGAAAGCAGGGAAGGAGTTAGGACCACATCACCTCCCTCCCCATGTGGATCAGGGAGGTAACCAGCAGGAAATGAACAGCCTCCGTCTAAGCTGCCCTTAATTAACCTGGGCCGCTGGCTCATACCCCTGGGCATTTGCTGGGGGACTTGCCATGGTGACATTGGAGAAGGGAAGCAAGCCTTGCTCAGAGATAGTAGAGGAGGGGAATCAGGTGTCCCCTCCTCCTTTGTCCCTCCCCATCCACCTAAAAGGCTAAAAATTGATCCCCCTGTGGATGTTGCGAGTGTCAACATTAATGATTTGTTCCTGCGGATTAAGCACACAGCCACCGTAAACAAattctaataaaatgtaaatacatcTGAGAgggattaaaaaattaacttggcCTCTGTTTCTTTAAGTGGAGGATAAGGACTCAAGGAGAGAGTCTGTCCAAGGCCCCCTTTGGGCTCTTTCTGCTCCTCGAAATGTTGGCGGGGAGGGGTTTCTCAGCAGCCATCCCACCACCCCCGGGGCCGGGCACCCAAGGGCCCTGGTTGTAGAGGAGTAGGGCTGCAGtgcagggttggggtggggtggggggggaacgGGAAGACAGGCAGCCATCAATAGGGGGAAACTTGCCAACCCATGGTTCCATTCAGAGCTGGGTCTGCCGAGACGTGGCCCCACAACAAGGCCCTGCCTGCGTCTCCCGCACCTGCAGGCTTGGCTGCCAGGTTTCCGCGTGGCACCGACCAACCTTGACTTCAGACTCAAGTCAGGCCCTCTTACCTTCAGCCCTTCTGCCAGCCCCCACAGggacctctgcctccagccccaggccagccctttcacactcaccctctcccaggaTAGTTAGTGGTTCTGGTGAGGACCGCCCCAGgacatttgcattttagaaaggcTGGCTTGGGGAGGGGGGACATTGGATCCAAAATGCCAAAAATGGGATTCCTGGAGTATGTCCATGGGGGACATATCTCTGGATGGGAAgactcccccgcccccagggctcCACAAATCATTCCAGCTAGGGTGCACCTgtgtccatcccacccccaagTAAAGCaggattcatttattctttccatcCTGAACTAGCTACCTGCGCTGACCTTGTGCCGGGCAGTGCTTCAATGCTGGGGGCACAAGGATGAATTAGGTTAAGACTGAATCTtggggcgttcctgtcgtggctcagcagttagcaaacccaattggcatccatgaggatgcaggtttgatccctggccttgctcgtgggttaagaatctggcgttgctgtgagctgtggagtaggtcgcagacacagctcggatccggcgttgctgtggctgttacgtaggctggcagctgcagctctgattggacccctggcctgggaacctccatatgccgtgggtgtggccctaaaaagacaagagagaaaaaaagagaatgaatctTGCCCTGGGCACATTTCAGTCTAGCAGGAAGGATACTGAACCTCCATCTTGCCCAcctccagcccagcctcctcctgctgctgcaggGCGAAGTCCCCCAGAGTGTGTGTTGATGGCAGGCTGTGCCAAGTGAACCACCAGGTGCTCTATTGGGCAGAAGCCCTCCAAGACGTGCCAGCTGCAGGGCCACGAGGGGGTGCAGCAGCTCAGATGAAAGGAAGGAATCCCCCCTGTGGCTTCTGCTCCCTGGCTCTGCCTCAAGCCAAAGGCCTTCTAGTCTAGAAGCAGCTTCCCTCCCAAGCTCTCCCATTTCTGGGTGTAATATGAAGGCAAGCCCTGCTCTGCCCAGGTGTCCCCGACCAGGAGCCACCCAGCCAGGGGCTGCAAAGCCTTTGATGCTGCTCCCTTCCCCTCAAAGGCTCTTCcggttttcttccttcctatcaAAGTTCCAACCAGGTCCTCCCACGTCCACCAAGCCTAGGTGCACCCCAAAGCTAAGGGACTCTCTTTGTGTCTTTATTCTCTGCCTTGTGAAATGGATGTCTCTCTCTGCCCGCCTGGCAGAGCCCATGGGAAGTAAAATGAGGTCGCGGGTAACACAGAGCTCTCTGGTCCTCGCATGGTTTTAGGAGCTGTGCGTTGATTCACTCAGTTTTCACAACAAGCCTCTGAGACACATAttatcattatctccattttacagatgtggaaacagatGCACAGAGCAGACGCCGAAAGACACACAGCTAGCAAGTAGTCCAGCGGGAATTTGAAGGCAGATAGGCCTAGTCAATGTGCCTAATCAACTCTACACAGCTGGCCCTGGGGCAGTTTATAAACCAGGGAACAAAGTGTAAactcaaaaatattattattacccAAACACTGTTGCCCCCTTCAGGAAAACCTCAGATACCCCCCAGCCCTCTCTGATCAGATACCTGAAAGCCCAAGGCTGGTCAGGTCCTGGGGTACAGGTCCCAGAATTGCTTAACCCAGTTCTGGGACTCTGGCTCCCCAACAAATCCTTCAGAACCCAGTGTTCCCTCCTGAATCCACCAGCCACCTCTGGCCCAGAGATGTTAGAGCTGGTGTCAAGAGGaaggctctgggagttcccgtcatggctcggcagttaatgaacctgactaggatctatgagaacgtaggttcgatccctggcctcattcagtgggttaaggatccggcgtcgccgagagctgtggtgtgggttgcagacgcggcttggatccggcattgctgtggctgtggtgtaggccgaccgctatggctctgattagacccctagcctgggaacttccatatggccctaaaaggcaaaaaacaaacaaaaaaaaagggttctGGAAATGGGAGGGAGCAAGCAGGAGAGAGGCAGGCCTGGCCAAAGCCTGGAGAGGGAGGGCCCTGCTCCTCTCTGGCCAGGATCAGATGGGCCTGGGAGCTgaggagagaagcagggaagTGATGTCCAGCCCCGCCCACCAGCCTGATGCCTAATCAGATGAGACACCCCCTCTCAGACCCTCTCATTCCTCTGCCTTCCCCTTCCTGCCTTGCTTCCCAGCTCCACCCTCCCTGAGATCGCCAGCTGCCCCTGCTGATTTTATAAATGGCCCTGGCAGGAGGTGGGCACCTTGGCTAATTGAATCAGCGCCCacgaggcaggaggcaggaggctggtTAGCATCACGGCTGAAAGGtggtggcagcaacagcttgAGTGCAGCCTTCAGGGAGGAGCCTGAGCGAGCAGAGAGGCCCAGGCAATCTGGGTCTTGGTTTATTCTGAAGGTCCAAGGCAGGAACCCACAAGGGGGCCCTGGCTGCTCCCTCCACAGCCTGAGAGCAGACTGGTGGGCTGGACCAcagcccaacacacacacacacacacacacacacataccactcCTACgctctggaaaaaagaaaatacaaagggaggcaagagaggaaagaggaagcatGATAAGCATGcttgtgtgcgtgcacacacagtTACACCCATCTGTGTGCACATCTCTATGCTGGGCACCAGTCATGATGCTGTTCTTACCTGCCCTGATGTCACCTCTGCATAGTAATTAGCAGATAAAAGCAATTCTAAGTGCCCTTGTCACAGCAGAGCATCTTGTGGTATGACAGCTGCCAGGTAGTagaccccaggccaggggtcacatcggagctgcaactgccggcctacaccacagccacagcaacgccagatcagagattcgtctgcgacctacaccacagctcatggcaacgctggatccttaacccactgagtgaggctagggaacGAAagtgcgtccccatggatactagttggattcctaacccaatgagccacaatgggaactccaagagacccTTTCTTGGTAGAGCTGTCTCTTGCTTACACTCCCCTGTCCTCTTCAAGATCAGCTGTATTTCCTCATCTATGGATTTGCCCCTTGATAACAGGCTGCCAAAAAACCACTTTGAGAAGGGCTTCACCTCCGTGTTTCTGTTTGTGGAGATTCATCCCAGGCTCATGCCTGCATGAACCCTTCCCTGCCTCACTGCTCTGCCTGCAGGTTCCACGCAGCCCTTCCCTGGCCCCCCAgctccaggtggggctggtccttGGCCTGAAACTAAGAAATGCACATGTCTGCCAGGGACCTTGTAGTTGAGGATGCTCTCGGCAGGAAGATCCACCCACCCGGTCACATCTTCTGAGACAGACCTTGCCGGCTTGGTCAGCATCCTCAGGACTGCCATGGCCCCgcccactccccccccaaaaaaaacgctcccctcctctgccccaacCGGCCCTCACCCCACCTTTCCCCAGAGCCCGATTTACCACTTCCTCTTTCGAGCAAATCAAGCTTCAGCAGAACTGCAAAGTCCCCAGATCtcagtggggaggagagaggccaAGGAAAAGGCAGTTTTCAGCTTAGGGTCCCACACTTCTCAGAGGCAGGGTTTGCAGGTCTCCAAGCAGGGCTCTGAGGATCTGAAGGGCAAGCTCTAACCTGCAGATTCCTCAAATTTCCCCCCATTCTTTTGGACAATCCATCTTGAAGTTTCCTTTGACCAAGCCCCCACCCTGGCAGTGGCTAAGCCCCCAGTGGCCCTTTCCACAGGCTAATACTGCCCcctgctgggctgagctgggatgGCCACCTCAAGTGCTTTGGGGAAATGGGAAAGCGCATTGCTGCCGGAGAGCCCCACCCTCAACTCCCACTAGGAGTCTGCAGAGGGCAACCACTGACCCCGTTTGAGACCTTAGGACTGGCTGCCTCTGATGTATGCTGAGGCTGGGATTGGATCAGGGCAGCGGGGATAACCTTTGGCACAGACAAGGTTTCAGGGTTCCTGGAAggcttctccctctgtctccagcCTGATTGTCTAGCCCACTGCCTCAAATTCCTTTAACAAGGGGTAAAGACATGGAGTGTGATAAAACTCCATCACAACCCACAAGGAGGCCAGGTGGCCCTTAGGTCTCTAGCTTGTTTCCTTCCCAAGCCCTGGAGCCTCTTTCCAGCTGCTGCTTCTGGGGCTCCTCTAGTTGGGAAGAGTGAAGCCATCTTAGCCTCCTTCGTCAGAAACAAACTCACTGTCTTCCCCAAACCTGTATCTCTCTTGAAACCCTGTTTCTCTGTGTTCCCCATCCAACAGGACTCCACGATCTGCAGGCCCTATCAAGGGCATGTGACTCGCCAGTCTTTCTCAATTTCCCCTCCCAATTCAGCGCACTTTGCCCCCAGTCCATTTTGCAAGGGATGTTGTGGTTATTGCTCTAGCGCACAGCTCTTGTGGGACTCTCTGCTCAAAATCCTGCATTTCTTCTTCCCCTTTAATTAGGTACCAATCCTTCCACGCGGTTGGAATCAGCCTTGCCAACTAGACTGCCCTGAGCTCCCTCCGCTCTGAATGTAGAACTCTTTCCTGAGTGTATGGGCAggcacctccctccccacctccactcacGTCCTTCTACCCGGGATGCTCTTCATACATCCCTTCTCACCCAGGAAGGTCCACCTTACATGCCACCTTTGATAGGAAGCCTTTCTCAGTCCCCCGATGAACAGCCATTTCCTCCCATAGCTGTTATGGCCCCCTTTTGTGACTGACATCTGTGCCTCATCTCACCTGCTCTGGCCTTGAAGCAGCGTGAGGCCAGGGCAGACTAGAGCCTTCCCAACAGTGCCCCATAATACTGGCTGAGTTGGCCAGTAGCAGAAACGCACTGACATCCCTTCCCGTGGAAGCAGGTTTTGCTGAGAGGAGGAAGCGCAGAGCCTGACCTGTGGGAAAATGGGAAACAAGGAAGGTTCAGAGCAGGAAGGGTTCTCAGTGCCTTCATGGAAGAACCTCCTCCTCTTACAGATCAAGAGGGCAAGTCTCCGGAAGGCAGGCGTTTGAGTGGGGTTAGTCCCATTTCTAGCACACAAGGCTCAATAACAGGCAACTCTTGCTTATCTTCCAGTCCAGGTACacgcagacacacagacacacggcTCCCGTGCTACTCTTCTGGGGCTGACCCTTCCCTAGCAAAGGGTTGAAGATGCTTGAACATCTGTCCCAGGGTGCCCCGGCTTCTGCAGACCTCCACCTCGCTGGACAGATCTGGGGACCCAGCCTAGGCTCAGAGATGGCCTTGCTGCTGGGAGAGGGGGTGTCAGTGGTGGCCAATCGGAACagtcacccccccgccccccgcaggcCTGTGcctgtcccagccctgcctcacACACTCATGCCACATAGAAATGTTTCAGAAACGTTTAATGCCACAAACAAGTCCGAAAGCTGCAGCCATCCTCCTGAGTGCCTGGAGCCACGGCTGTCCTCTGAAGGGGACGTCAGCAGACAGGCAGCCTGCACAAGCCAAGGAACCAGGGCGATCTGCTCACATCTTTTTGTCCTCGGCCCTAAATGCTGGAGGTTCCATTTAGGctcggggggtggggagtggagaagAGGAAGTAGAAAGGAGTAGGAGAGTCGGTCTCTTCAGGGCACTCTTCCTGCTTTGGGATGGTGACTCACGAGGCAGGCCCTGCGAGGGGCAACTCCTCAGAAGAGACGAAGGCAGCCAAGCCTAGGGTTCTGGAAGGAGCAGCGAGAGGGTCCTGGGAGGCGGCGGCCAGCAGGGGTCACCAGCAGAAGCTGGAAGGGGATGCCCGCTTACTCCTCCGGCTCCTTCTCCCCAGCTCTAACCCTGGCCTGTGTGCACAGGGCGGCTTCAGCGCTGGCATCCCATAGGGTCCACAACTCGCCGGCCCTCCCATCACTTTGGGCCTTTCTTAAGTACGACATTGTCATACTCCGTTCCCTGTGGCCAGCCAGAGGCAGAAAAGTCCTGCCCTGACTCGTAGACATGCTGGAGGCCGCTGCGGTCCCTGTCAGCTGTGGCCTGCCTCTTCCAGGCCTCACCCCGGGGCTCCTTCGGGCTGTCATACAAGGACAGGGAGGCCACGCCCTCGGGTTCATCGTATATGTGGTCGGGTCTCAGGGGCGGGTGCTCCTCGATGCTGTCATACAGAGGGTCAACCGGGAGCTGCCGGGGGCCGGGCAGGATGCCTCTCAAGCTCTTGCCCAGGTTACGTGCCACTGCATCGAAGGGTACCGCGTACTCCCCCTCTGGGCCCCGTTGCCGCGGGGTGGGCACCGGGATGGTGGGCGAGGGTGGTGGCAGTGAGTCGGCGGGTCGGGAGTAGGGGCTCTCTGGCCGGGGCAACACTGTGGGACCGGGACGGGCTGGCTTTGGGGCCCAGGAGGGGCGGCGTTTTTCTGGGCAGAGATGGCCTCTTCCAGGGCTAGGAAGATCTCATTGCCTTGCCGAGTTTCAAATTCAAAGCTGCCCTCCCCTGAGACACAGCGGCGGCCAGCCTCAAAGGAAAACGTTACCTgggtggaggagaaagaagatgaCTGCCTGGCCACGGCAGGGCCGCTGCTCCCGGACCAAGCTCCCAGCCACAAACCTATCACCTCCAACTACCCCCTCCCCAGGAACTGCCtacccccctgccccacccccgcctccagctgctccccctcccctttccctccatgTTTTTCTTACAAGTGAAGCCTCTCtcatcttccctcctttcccctcccatcCATCCGAGCAGGAAGCTTGGCATCCAGTTTGTGCTGCACGAGGCCAGCCACTGCCCACCCTGTAACCTCTGCTTTCCTTCTCAccctcctccaccaccatctcccctcccctgcttctGTCCTCCAGCCCCCAGAGCTGGGCTGCTTTTCCTCTGCCGGCCTctatcttctcttcctcctcccattctctcctccctTGTGGGCCCCTTCGCCCCTTCCTTGATAGTTTCCTTGCTCTCAGAGCTCAGTACGTCTTAAACCTGCCCCTCACAGCCCCGGCTCACCTTGTCCCGCCCAAAGCGCCGCAGGAACCTGTAGGGCCATTCATACAGCTGGGTGCCTGGCTCAGGACCACCCCACAGCTCCAGGGCGCTCTCCCCAGTCCGCAGGGTATAGGATCCCCAGAGCCGGCACCTCTCACTGGCTTCTGTAGGCCTCATGGTCACAGCAAACTCCTTGCAGGGGAccgctggggaggagggggagcagtTAATGGGAAACGGCTGGCCTGTCTCACCTCTGCCCTGCTCTAAATAGCGCGCCAGCTTTCCAGAAAAGGTATGACCCATATCCCCAGGACCCTGCAGCCAAGGTCCCAAAAGCTgtgctgctctgtgccaggtcaTACTCCCCAAAATACCAGGtacctccacccctcccccccaggagACATCACACCCTAGCCACATGCACCCTGACCTCGTGCCACTTCCTTCCGGCCCCTGTCGCCAGAGCCAAAGCCTTGTCTCCTCCATCTcatctctgcccccacccagccGCCTCCCCAATCCCTGCAGTCacggctgcaggtgcagccaaccCTGCCCGCCCAGCCCTCGGCCCACCCTCCTCCTACCGATGCCATCAGGTGCCCTCCGAGGCTAGGAGCCCGGatgtctccccagcccccagtccaCCTGCTCTCCACACACACCCATCCAGAGGGCAGGAGGGGGACTGCCTTGTCAGCCAAAAGCTCCCTTGTCCCAGGACACCTTAATCCACGGGAAGAAAACCATTCTTTTTACAGTCAATTGCTCAGTGCCCACAAGAGAGAGTTCAAGAGCAGCACCTTCACCCAGACCCTCCGGCTGGGCCTTTCCCAGCAGCAGGGCCTGGACAAGAGGGAGCGGACTGCAGGTGAAGAGCTGACATGCATGCTGGCCAGCCTCCCCCACCACAGGCCAGGCCGGAAGCGATGCTGATAAGGGGCTGGCCAGGGCCAGGGGCAACCACAAGGCAGGAAGACTCCGCTGGCAGTCAGCCAGCCTGCACTGCCTCCCCAGTACGCCCTGGGGAGAGCACCCACGGAAAAGAGGCAGCCCCCCACCTCACCTGTGGTCGTGCTGCTGTACAGTTCATTCTCCTCCATGCGGGGCCGGCTGCCCTTTCCCTCCTGGCCTAACAGCTCCTTCCTCGGGCCCTGGGGAGGAAACCCAAGgctcaccaccatcaccaacccCAAGCCCTACCTCTGGCCCAGCTTTCTTTCAAAACACACTCAACCAGCTACCCCCTATTCTGACTCGGGatgcttcctcccccaccccagcatcttGACCTTGGCCCTTCCAACACTGGCCCAGAGCAAGCATCAAGTGCCCCCACGCCTTTCCGCAGCCCTGGACGACTCACCGGGAAGGCCAGGAGGCAGATGGCCTGTATCCAGTCGCCACGCTCTGTGGTTGGGGCCGCCAGCAGGTACAGGCGCTCTGTGGTCTCCAGGAAGAAGGCGCTGGTGTCCCGGGGGCTGCTGGCCTCCCCACCAGCCTCGGCCACCCGCAGGCAGTCACTGAGACGGATGACCCTCCGGGGGGGCTCTCCCCGGCGAGGCTTCTCCGGGCCCTCCTGGAGCTCCAGCCGGGCCAGGGCACAGCCCGACCCTCCGTACAGCACAGCCCCGAACCGGCGCCATTTCTGCCCCCAGATGGGGAGACGGAGAGACGGTgaccagaggggagaggagggcccAAGGGAGACGGAGGTGAGGATCACAGGAGACCCAAGGAGGCAGGGAGCCTAACGGAGGCCTTGGGAATTAGGAAGCATTGGAGATCCACCCCCAAGCAACCCAGAAGGAGGCCTGTGAGGACAGCGGAGAAGATGCTAAAGGTAGAAAAGGCACAGTGGAGAGCCCCGTGGAGGCAGACTGCAGGGAGGCCCGGCAGGCCCAACCCAGGGGATCCGAGTCACCAGGCAGAAAGCCTGTGCGTCTTGAGGCCCAGAAGGATGGCCCAGACTGGGGCCCATCATTCTGGTTCTGTGTGAGGCCTCATGGAAGGCACCTGTCCCCAGGAACGTCAGCTGACCCTCCTGAACCCTCCC encodes:
- the DOK2 gene encoding docking protein 2 (The RefSeq protein has 1 frameshift compared to this genomic sequence), translating into MEDVVKQGFLYLQQQQTFGKKWRRFGAVLYGGSGCALARLELQEGPEKPRRGEPPRRVIRLSDCLRVAEAGGEASSPRDTSAFFLETTERLYLLAAPTTERGDWIQAICLLAFPGPRKELLGQEGKGSRPRMEENELYSSTTTAVPCKEFAVTMRPTEASERCRLWGSYTLRTGESALELWGGPEPGTQLYEWPYRFLRRFGRDKVTFSFEAGRRCVSGEGSFEFETRQGNEIFLALEEAISAQKNAAPPGPQSQPVPVPTVLPRPESPYSRPADSLPPPSPTIPVPTPRQRGPEGEYAVPFDAVARNLGKSLRGILPGPRQLPVDPLYDSIEEHPPLRPDHIYDEPEGVASLSLYDSPKEPRGEAWKRQATADRDRSGLQHVYESGQDFSASGWPQGTEYDNVVLKKGPK